AAGCCGATGAGCAACATTGCCCGATCCCGCAGCCCGCGCAGAGAGCCGCGATCAAGCGTCTCGACCATGGCGATGATATCCTCTGCCATGACCGCCTCCTTCTGCACCGGAGGCCTGGCATGGCTGTTGCGGATGCCGGCCATGACCGTTGCAATATGCCGATCCCTGCGATCAAGTTTTTGTCCGCCGCGCTGCGCGTAATTCCAACTGAGTGAAGAGAGGCGCCGCTCGATCGTTGAGACCGAATTCGGTTTGCCACTGCGTTCGACATGTCCTGAAGCACAAGCCGTGATGTAAAGACCGACGGTTTGCGGGTGTGGTGGGAGCGGAGCCAGATTGGACCGCCGGCACCAGGCGGCAAAATGCTTCCAGTCTGACGCGTAAGCCTTGCGGGTATTGGCGGAACTTGCTGCTGCGACATAGCCGCGGGCGCGATCAGCAAGGCTTGCAAGATGGGCGGGCGTCTGATCCTCGCCGACGAGAGAGGGGAGGGGGCTATCGCCCGACACCTCCGACGCGGAGACATCACGCTCGGCCACCGTGCTGTGAGACGGCGCTGAGGTCTCCTCGACGTGATTTTCGCTGTTTTGCTTGATGATTTGGGCCATTTCTCTATAGTGACAAAAACGTCCGATAATGCAAGATTATCGGACGTAATAACACGACGACAGACAGTGCGGTTTATGTCGAAAGAAGCGGCTTAAACCGCACACCCGATTTACACTCTGGCGCATGGATACGCTCGCACCCTCCGCTTCCACGACTCCCACTTCGTCGCCCCGCCTGCCGGGCTGGGCCCTGCCGCGTGGTCGCGACACCAGCGAGACCGGCGCTGCCTTCGCCGCCGGTATCCTCTCGACGATCTGATCCGCCGACCCTCCATGGCTTGGCTGATGGCGCGATCGGCTCGCCCTCAAATCGGCTGCCGTGGCTGCCAAGACGCTTGGCCGCAATGAAGAGGATGGCGCCATCCGGGACGCCGTCCTGCTGACCGTCACCGGCGACGATCCCGGCCCGGCCGGAAACCTGTTTGTGGCGACACGAATGCTGACCCGCCGGTCCGGACCCGTCACCACCTCCTTTGTCAAAGAACTCGCTGATCTTTTAGGGCTTCGGTGGAACAACGGACTTGCCTCAACTCCCGATATCGTCGATTCTGCCATCCAGTCCGGGCGAGCAGCACCCTTCGCGGTGGCGGACCTTATTACGGCGATCTTTGCCGTTCGCCCGGATGCTGAGGTGCTGGCGCTTGCGCTGGCCGAGGTCGTCCTGGCGCATAAGCTCAATTGGCCAAAGTCTGTGCCGCTGCTGCTGCCCGAACGCTATGGGCCGGCTTTTCGCACGATCGGCGGACGAGGCCGGGTTCGGCCGGGCGAGCCGGCTTTTCCAAAAGCCATCTGCCTGGCGTTGGTCGATGGTGTCGAGGGGGCGCTCCGCGCCGCCGTAGAGATCGACCGTCGCGCCGGCCGACTGCTGGCGGCGGCGCCGAAACTGCGCACCAAAGGCGCCGAGCCTGTTATCCCCAAACTTCTTAGCGAGGACACGGTGCCCGCCTCGGCGCCCGGCAGCAATCTCTCTCGCTGGGCGGCTAACCGGCTGTTCGAACGGCTTTGAGGCGGTGCGCGAGCTGTCCGGTCCCTCCTCCTTTCGGATCTTTGGGTTGTGAGGCGGTTGATATGAGCTCAAGACAGCCACACCGCATCGCGAAAAAGAATCAAAAGAATCCCCAGGACGATGTCCTGTTTGATCGGGAGCTGAAGGATTTGCCAACGGAATTGCGCTGGCGAGAATGGATGATGGAGGTCGAGGCCGTGATTTTTGCCTCCGCCGAGCCAGTTCCCCGCGAAACCTTGGCACGCGTGGTGGGAAAAGACTGCAGCATCGATTTGCTGATCGATGATTCGAGCGAGGAACTGCGAGATCGGCCTTACGAACTGGTGTCAGTGGCCGGTGGCTGGCAACACCGAACCCGTTCGCGGTTCGCCGGCGCGATCCGGGCCTCAACGGCTCCGACGCGGGGAGGGGCGGCGGCACTCTCCGAGTTTGAGGCGATGGTGCTGATGGCGGTGGGATATTTCCAGCCGGTCACCCGTACCGAGCTGTCGAAGATCTTTGGCAAGGAGGTGAGCCGTGACGTGATCGCTGCACTTCGCGGCGCAGGTTTCTTGGCGTCCGGACCACGCAGCCCTACTCCCGGAGCACCTTATACCTATGTGACGACCAAGCATTTCTTCTCCGCCTTCGGGTTGGAAACGCTCCGCGATCTCCCGGATATCGAAGCGCTTGAAGATGCCGGGTTGTTCAGCCGGAAGGGTGAACTTCAGATTATGGACAGCGCACATGGGGAAGAGGGTGAGATGGAAGATGGCTAGTCGTGCGATCTGGAACGGAGCTAGAGTCGGAGTCTACCCCGTCGGCAAGCTGCTTGGTATCATAAGCAAAAACCGAGGCTTCGCTTTTCTCACGTGGTGAGCGGAACAACGATTCGGATGGATGTCTTGCTGTCGAGAACAATGTGGAGATCACGCAGCATGCCAGCGGCTGTGAGAAAAGCGTTCCGCACCTGGTCATCCGTCCGCCAACCCTGTTCGATGGATAAGGCCGTTGTGTGGAGGTCCAAAACAACATCACGACCAGGCCCGTTCGGCATCCCGATTGCCGCGCGCATCTCGCGAATGGTGGTGACAGCCCGTTCCAGCAATCTGCGTTTCTGGTATGCGTCAAGGCGGTCCAATTGATTGGCACCGCGGACAAGCTTTGCAATGAAATCCGACGTCTGGGACATAGGGCAACGCTGATCAATTGGGTGCGGAGAGTCAATACTCGGTTGTCCGTCGGCTTTATTCGCGTACATGTTCTGTAGGTTGGTGTGATTGGCCTGCATCAGAAGTGAGGCTGCTGACGTTTGATCTGCGGATGAAATTGACTTGGTGTCGAACCGGCGGCACGGTTCAGACAGTTCCGCTCCACAACATGCGCGAGTGGCATGCCGGCCACGTCCGCCACGCTGAACTGCATCGGTTTCGGATGACAATTAGTAGGCTTGATGAGGTGGACGGCCTCCTACCGCGGCACGTGAGGTGCCATAGTGCGGCTGTTAGGAGCCGCAAATCGGAGGACCGTCCATGAAGGAAATTGTCACAGTCGGCGTTGATATTGCCAAGAACGTCTTTCAGGTTCACGGAGTTGACGCACAAGGTGTTGTGGTGGTGCGCCGGAAGCTTCGCCGCAGCAAGGTTTCAGGATTCTTCGAAAGTCTGCCACCTTGTCTGATTGGTATCGAAGCTTGTGCGACAGCACATCATTGGGCGCGACATCTGATGGCGCTTGGACATGAGGTCAAGCTGATGCCAGCGGCTTATGTGAAGCCCTATGTCAAGCGGCAAAAGAATGACGCGGCAGACGCGGAAGGCATCTGTGAAGCGGTTCAACGTCCGACGATGCGGTTTGTGCCGGTCAAGAGCAAGGAACAGCAGGGAGTGCTGATGCTGCACCGCGCCCGAGAGTTGCTTGTTCGTCAAAGAACGATGCTGATCAATGCGTTGCGCGCTCACCTGGCGGAGCTTGGTATCGCCACCCGGCTCGGGCCGATGGGCGTAAAGGATGCGGTGGCAGTGATTGAAGGCATCGACCAACACTTGATCCCGGAGATCGTGCAACATGCTTTGTCTCCCCTGTGCGATCAACTGCGCCATGTTCACACGAAGATCGAAGAGATGGACCGGCAGATACTCGAATGGCACCGTTCGAGTGCGCTCAGCCAGCGTCTGGCGACGATCCCGGGTATTGGGCCGGTTACGGCCAGTGCGATTGCAGCGACGATCACGGATGTCTCAAGCTTTCGTTCCGGGCGGCAATTGGCGGCGTGGATCGGTCTCGTTCCCCGGCAGAGTTCTTCCGGCGGCAAGGAGCGTCTTGGCAGGATCACGAGGCAGGGCGATCCCTACATACGCCGCTTGCTGGTGATTGGGGCGGCACTGTAAAGTTAACCTGGCATCGATCAACATTTGGGATCTTGTGGCATGACCAGATTTGCCCGTGATCCTCTTTATCGTCTCCATCGATTTACAGCCGAGGTGATTGCCCATGCCGTTTGGCTCTATTTCCGGTTTCCGCTGAGCCTGCGGATGGTCGAGGATATGCTGGCTGCCCGTGGCCTCATCGTCTCTCACCAAACCGTGAGGCTCTGGGCGGAGAAGTTCGGTAGACATTTTGCCAATGATATCCGCAAGCGATCTGCCGGCAGGCTCGGTGACAAATGGCACTTCGACGAGGTTGTCATCACGATCGCCGGCAAGAAACATTGGCTCTGGCGCGCCGTCGATCAGGACGGTTTTGTTCTCGACGTGCTGGTGCAAAGCCGCCGCGATGCCAAGGCGGCAAAGCGTTTGATGCGAAAGCTTCTGAAAGGGCAATGCCGTGCGCCGCGTGTGATAATCACCGACAAGCTTCGATCCTACGGTGCGGCGAAGCGTGATATCATGCCCGGTATCGAACATCGCTCGCACAAGGGCCTGAACAATCGGGCCGAGAATTCTCATCAGCCTGTCCGACGGCGTGAAAGGATTATGAGGCGCTTCAAGTCAGCGAGGCACCTTCAACGGTTCGTTTCCATCCACGATCCGATTGCCAACCTCTTTCACGTTCCCCGCCACGACATTCCATCCACCCATCATCGCGAATTGCGAGAAACAGCCATGCAAACATGGTACCAAATCGCTGGCATTCAAGCCGCCTAAACCAAAACCTCAACCCCAAATCATGACTGCGAAGCGCTAAGTTTACATTGCCTGGCGGGTTTCATCCGGCCGCCTGAGGTGTTCAAGGTAGTGGCGAAGCATTCGGCAGAACTGGAAGGTCAACAGCCCGATCAGTTTGAAAACCTTGTCTTCGATACTTCCTTTCCAATCCGACACAGTGCCGTATCGGGCCCTCGGAGGCCGCCGAGTGGCTGTGATCGACGACAATGTCGGATCATCACGCGACTGGGATGGCGATACAGCGGAAGCGGCTGCATTCTGGAACGAACGTATCGCAACCTTGCCGGACCGGGAAAAACGTGATGTCGAGACTTTCCTCCCGTCCTTGAACGATGAGAGTGACGAGCCAGCCTCCAAGTGACATCGGCGCCCAGCGTAGGTTATCCCAGATGAATGTCGAGAAAGTGCTTTTCCCACGAAGCGACTGGGTACCGAATAACCAACGGTTTCCAGTTCTGGTCTATCGAGCCGCCATGCTGGATTGCCAGTCTTCCGACTTCGAACATACCTTCGCACGGAATGGATGGACCGGCATCTGGCGCAACGGCGTTTTCGATTATCAGCACTATCACTCCGGCGCTCATGAGGTGCTCGGGGTCGGGCGCGGCAACGCCACGCTCCTGATAGGCGGTCCGACCGGCAAGGCGTTCGAAGTCGCGACGGGCGACTGTCTTATCCTCCCTGCGGGAACAGGCCATCGCAAACTGGAGTCGTCGCCTGATTTCCAGGTCGTCGGCGCTTATCCGCCGGGTCAGCACGCCGACATCCAGACAGAAGCGGCCTCACCCGAAATGCAAGAGGCAATCTCGTCATTGCCACTGCCGGATACAGACCCTCTGTTTGGATCATCCGGTGGCATACTGGAGACGTGGCGATGAGAATTCCGACTTCGGACGATCCGGCACCCGAAAGGCGCCGTGCCCTTTCCCGTCTTCGCCAGATGGAGATCATAGAGGGCCTCCTGGAATTCGACCTCGCCAGCCTTGAGCAATATGCGGACGCCGTCGCCGAGGAGCGGCAAAATCTTACGAAACGATTTTTGCCGACCGGGTCCGATTGCTAAGTGGCCTTGCTCACGTAATTTTGGCTTGAGCGCCCACTTGGTGAAAGCATTGTCCGGAACAAAGCCGCCGTGCTACCGTTTATGCGCGCAAGGACTTGGAGGGACACAGATGGCAGCGCATCGGGCTCAGTGGAAGGGTCACTTGAAGGTCGGCGAACTGAGCTGTGCCGTCGGGCTTTACACCGCAGCGTCCACATCAGAGCGGCTCAGCTTCCACATGATCAACGAGGCGACGGGAAACCGTTTGAGGCGCGAATTCATCGACAGCGAGACCGAGGAGACAGTAGAACGCGATCAACAGGTGAAGGGCTTTGAGACCGGCAACGGTGATTATATCATGATCGACCCGGAAGAAGTCGCGGCAGTCGTGCCGGACTCCGACAAGATGCTGGAGGCCGAAGCCTTTATCCCCTGCGGAAAAATCGATGACGTCTATTTCGACAAGCCCTACTACCTCGTCCCGGTCGATGATGCGGATCATGACGCTTTCACCAGCATTCGGGATGCCTTGGTCAAGACCAGTGCCACGGCAATTGCGCGGACGGTCCTCTTCCGCCGGATGCGAACCGTCCTGATCCGGGCGCATGGTAAAGGCATTATCGCGACGACCCTCAACTTTGACTACGAGGTCCGATCCTCCCAGGAGGCATTCAAGGATGTTGCGAAGATCAAGGTCGAAGCCGAAATGCTTGAACTGGCCAAGCATATTATCGGAACAAAGAAGGGTGACTTCGACCCGGCCAAGTTCGATGACCGCTATGAAGACGCACTGGCCGCCCTGGTAAAGGCAAAGGCCGAAGGCAAGGCCCTTCCGAAGCCGAAGCCCGTCAAGGTCTCCAAACCCAACGATCTCCTGAAGGCGCTGCAGGAGAGTGCTGGCATGGGTAAGCCGTCGGCGAAGAAACCGAAGGCCGCCAACGCCAACGCGGGCAAGAAAGCGCCTGCTTCAAAGTCCACCAAGAGCCGGGCAAAACCCGCAGCTAAGAAAGCGAGCTGATCGATGGCACCGCGTCGTCCCTATTGGAGAGGTTACCTCAAGCTTTCGCTCGTCACTTGCCCTGTGGCCATGACCCCGGCGACCTCTGAATCGGAAAAGGTTCGCTTCCACACGCTCAATAAGGACACAGGCAATCGTGTCGTCTCGCACTATGTCGACAGCGTCACCGGAAAACCCGTGAAGGACGAGCAAGAGGCCAAGGGCTACGAGCGTGGCGAGAACGACTACGTACTTCTGACAGACGAGGACCTGGAGTCCGTCGAGCTGGAGACGGTCCGCACGATCGATATCGAGAAATTCATCCCACGCGGAAGCATCGAATGGGTTTACTTGGAAACGCCCTTCTATCTTACGGCTAACGACAAGATCGGCGACGAGGCTTTTGCGGTCATCCGACAAGCCATGGAGGCCGAGGACGTCGTCGGCGTATCTCGCGTTGTCCTGGGTCGCCGCGAGCGGGCGGTTGTGCTTGAACCACGCGGCGAAGGCATCGTCGTCTGGACGCTACGCTTTGGCGATGAAGTCCGGCCGGAAAGCGAGTATTTTACCGGCATCGAGAAAAAGTCGGATGCAAAGGGCGTGTCGGCCGTCGAGGCAGTTATCAAAAAGCGCATGCAGGACTGGTCACCGGAGATGGTGTCCGATCCTATTCAAGAAAGCTTGCTGAAGCTCATCGCCGATAAGAAGAAGGCAAAGAAACCGAGCAAAGCGAAGGCTTCGAAATCCACAAAGGGCGACGACGAG
This genomic stretch from Allorhizobium ampelinum S4 harbors:
- a CDS encoding site-specific integrase, with protein sequence MAQIIKQNSENHVEETSAPSHSTVAERDVSASEVSGDSPLPSLVGEDQTPAHLASLADRARGYVAAASSANTRKAYASDWKHFAAWCRRSNLAPLPPHPQTVGLYITACASGHVERSGKPNSVSTIERRLSSLSWNYAQRGGQKLDRRDRHIATVMAGIRNSHARPPVQKEAVMAEDIIAMVETLDRGSLRGLRDRAMLLIGFAGGLRRSEIVDLDLKPDQTEDGRGWIEILDKGMLVTLRGKTGWREVEIGRGSSDATCPVTAVEMWIKFAKLAHGPLFRRVTGQGKAVGPERLNDKEVARLVKRAAMAAGVRGDLSEIERAFKFSGHSLRAGLASSAEVDERYVQKQLGHSSAEMTRRYQRRRDRFRVNLTKASGL
- a CDS encoding DUF1403 family protein, with amino-acid sequence MAAKTLGRNEEDGAIRDAVLLTVTGDDPGPAGNLFVATRMLTRRSGPVTTSFVKELADLLGLRWNNGLASTPDIVDSAIQSGRAAPFAVADLITAIFAVRPDAEVLALALAEVVLAHKLNWPKSVPLLLPERYGPAFRTIGGRGRVRPGEPAFPKAICLALVDGVEGALRAAVEIDRRAGRLLAAAPKLRTKGAEPVIPKLLSEDTVPASAPGSNLSRWAANRLFERL
- the scpB gene encoding SMC-Scp complex subunit ScpB — its product is MSSRQPHRIAKKNQKNPQDDVLFDRELKDLPTELRWREWMMEVEAVIFASAEPVPRETLARVVGKDCSIDLLIDDSSEELRDRPYELVSVAGGWQHRTRSRFAGAIRASTAPTRGGAAALSEFEAMVLMAVGYFQPVTRTELSKIFGKEVSRDVIAALRGAGFLASGPRSPTPGAPYTYVTTKHFFSAFGLETLRDLPDIEALEDAGLFSRKGELQIMDSAHGEEGEMEDG
- a CDS encoding IS6 family transposase codes for the protein MTRFARDPLYRLHRFTAEVIAHAVWLYFRFPLSLRMVEDMLAARGLIVSHQTVRLWAEKFGRHFANDIRKRSAGRLGDKWHFDEVVITIAGKKHWLWRAVDQDGFVLDVLVQSRRDAKAAKRLMRKLLKGQCRAPRVIITDKLRSYGAAKRDIMPGIEHRSHKGLNNRAENSHQPVRRRERIMRRFKSARHLQRFVSIHDPIANLFHVPRHDIPSTHHRELRETAMQTWYQIAGIQAA
- a CDS encoding Ku protein, with amino-acid sequence MAAHRAQWKGHLKVGELSCAVGLYTAASTSERLSFHMINEATGNRLRREFIDSETEETVERDQQVKGFETGNGDYIMIDPEEVAAVVPDSDKMLEAEAFIPCGKIDDVYFDKPYYLVPVDDADHDAFTSIRDALVKTSATAIARTVLFRRMRTVLIRAHGKGIIATTLNFDYEVRSSQEAFKDVAKIKVEAEMLELAKHIIGTKKGDFDPAKFDDRYEDALAALVKAKAEGKALPKPKPVKVSKPNDLLKALQESAGMGKPSAKKPKAANANAGKKAPASKSTKSRAKPAAKKAS
- a CDS encoding Ku protein — encoded protein: MAPRRPYWRGYLKLSLVTCPVAMTPATSESEKVRFHTLNKDTGNRVVSHYVDSVTGKPVKDEQEAKGYERGENDYVLLTDEDLESVELETVRTIDIEKFIPRGSIEWVYLETPFYLTANDKIGDEAFAVIRQAMEAEDVVGVSRVVLGRRERAVVLEPRGEGIVVWTLRFGDEVRPESEYFTGIEKKSDAKGVSAVEAVIKKRMQDWSPEMVSDPIQESLLKLIADKKKAKKPSKAKASKSTKGDDEEKSNVVNIMDALKKSVAKELKSRKAG